ACGAGTTCGAGACCGTCTACGGCATCTCCGACAACGACCGCAAGTACTACTCGCTGGAGCGCGCGAAGGAGGCGCTCGGCTACGAGCCCCGTGACAACTCCGCCGAGTGGGACGGCGACGAGTGCGTGGTCGACTCCGACGCCTAGGACTCGCTCTTCGTGGCTTCGTCGTCAGCAGGCGAGTGCGCACTATATCTGGCGATTTGAAGTATCGGAGAGTGTACCGAAGACCATCTGAGACGACTGCAACCGCTTTCTCCGGCCAGAAAGCCCTCGGCCCACTCACGGTCGCTGGGCGACATATCCTCGCTGCGCTCGGATAGGGGGTCGCCCAGCGACTCCCCTCCGGCGCGAGCACGCCTCGCCCTTTCATCCACCAGGACGCCTCATTCCTCGCGCCACGGAGCGCGAGCGGATGAAACCACCACTCCTCCCCGGATTCGCGGCGTCCGCCGCGAATCACGCGTCCTCCCGCACCGCGGCCGGGAGCGCGCTCCGTCGCGCGACCCGGGGGAGGGCAGGCATGCGATTCGGGCGGGACTGAAAGGGGCGAGTCGGTGGGCGACGGCACGCGAAGCTAGCACTGAAGTGAGCGTAGCGAACGAAGCGCGCAGCGAGCGCACCGAGCCCACCGACTCGGGGCTTTCTGGGTGTTCCCATTCGGTTCGATGAGGTACAACAAGCAAGACGTTTCAATCAAATATAGATATAAGAAAATATAAACAAATCCAAATAATTACTGTATCTAATATGATCGGTGGCGTGTCACAACTGTTCAACGAAGTTCTTGACCTGGTTGAGTACTGGATACCACGAGAAGCGTACGGTCACGAACGTAAGTTCCAGAGCGAATTACAGGACTTCCTTGATGAGCAGTTAAATGAAACGGGTGGAAACGACCCCTTCGCAGCCAATCTTGGTGGGGGTAGCGAACACGTCGTTGCGACCGAACGTGGAAAGAGCTACGCGGATGTCGCAGTCGACGATACAGTTGGGGTTGAGCTCAAAACGAGACCTCACGAACAGCTAGACGAAAAAGCTGCGCGGTCAGATAGAGGACTATCTCGACAATTACCCGTTCGTGATCGTCTGTGCCTGCGGGATCGACGGCACGGACGGCTGGCGTGAACTCATGAACAAGTACCAAGGCCAGCAGGGGATGGGCGTCGGACTTGATGACGGTGGGGAGGTAGCCTTCGTCCACAAGCGCAAGGAAAACTACGGGAAGGACCCGGCGGAGATTAACCGCAACGACGGGGGTCTCTTCAGAGGGGGACTGTTCTGATGTCTGGAAGTAACTCGGCGGACGGTCTTCCAGACTGGATAGTCCTCTCACTGATAGTGCTGTTCCTCGCTGGTGCCGCAGTTGTTCTGTCCTTCTGATCAGGAGCCAGATGAGTAATCCCTAAACAGTTCTCGCTCACTCGAACAGCCCTTCGACGTCCGACTCCCGCGATTCCCGCCGCCGGACGTGCTGTCCGAGCCGCTCGGCGACGAGCGGCCGCCGTTCCGCGTCGCGGACGAACGCGAACAGGAGGCTCACGAACGTGTCGTCTCCGGCCGCGCCGCGCTGGACGGCCCCGCCGACGTCGTCGGCCATCGTGTCGACGCCGCGCTTCGCCAGGTCCTCGCGCGCGTACCTGACCGCCTGCTCGATCGTGTCCTCGTCGTAGCCGTCGGCCTCGGCCAGCGCCTCGGCCGCGACGGCCGTCGACTGGAACCCGAGGTCGTCGTAGCCCAGCGCGACCCCCTCGAAGGTGAGCTCGGGCGGCTCGCTCCGCTCGGCGTGTTCGGGGTCCGCGGCGACCTCGGCGAGGAAGGGCCGGACGTCGTCCAGGTTCACGCCGCGGTAGTCGGCGGGCAGGTCCGCCAGGTACTCTCCGGCGCTCCCGGCCAGCCCCTGCGCGCCCGGCCTGTTGCCCTCGTCGGCGTGGTAGACCACGGCGGACAGCTGGATCAGGCCGTGGAGCAGCCGCTCGTCCTCGCCCTCCGTCAGGTCCAGCCAGCGCTCTTCCCAGGCGTCGTGGGCGGCGTGTCGTCGCCCCTCGTTGTAGACGGCGACGCCTGCTCGGAGGTGGGGACGCATGGCTACGCGTATGGGTTCCGGCCGGAAAAGCTCAGGCTTGCCCCTGCCACTCCGCCGCAAACCGCTCCAGAAACGACTCCAGGAAGGCCGTCCGCTCGGCGGCCAGTTCCTCCCCGCGCCCGGTATGCATGTCCTCGCCGAGGCGCAGCAGCTTCTCGTGGAAGTGACCCACCGTCGTCCCGCCTTCCGGACGATTCCCGGGGCGACCGATCGGATTTCCGCGCGCCCCGCCGTAGGCGAAGGTCCGCGCTAGCCCCACCGCACCGATGGCGTCCAGATTGTCGACATCCCGCAGCACCTCGGTCTCGACCGTCTCCGGGTCGTCGCAGTCCGGTCCGTAGTCGAAGCCGTAGCCGTCGTGGACCGCCACGCAGTGGCAGATCGCGGGGACCTGCTCGTCCGGTACGCCGGCCGCGTCGAGCAGTTCGCGCACCTGCGGCAGGCTCTCCTCCGGATGGGTGTACCCCTCGCCCATCGAGCGATGCAGGTCGTGGACCAGCGCCGCCGCGCCGCCGATCTCGGGATCAGCCCCCTCGGCGTCCGCCAGCCGCAGCCCCAGCGCGAACACCCGCCAGGCGTGGTCGAGCGCGTGCCCGCCGGAATCGCCGGCGACCTCCTCGTGCATCAGCTCCGCGAGTCGCTCGAAGCGCTCCGTGTCTTCGGGGAGCCGTTCGGGCGGTACGTCGACGGGGGCGTCCATGTCAGCGGGGGTGTCGCTACTGCGGAGTCAAGACTTCGGTAGAAACGAACGAATCCTCCAAGCACCGAAAACACCGGCCGCTACCCGGTCAACGCACCGAAAAGGACGTCCGGACGGCGATTTGAACTTGCCGAGACGGTCCTGCTCGTTCGCTTCGCTCACTGCGCGGGCGTGCGACTCGTCTGCTCAAATCTCCTCTTGGAGTTACCTGCAGCGCAGACGGTTCGCTACGCTCACCGATTTGCGCTGCAGGAAAACGTCCGGACGGAGATTTGAACTCCGGTCCCTGGCTCCGCAAGCCAAGAGGATAGTCCACTACCCTATCCGGACTCATCTATCCGTAACGGGGATTGTTGTAAAGGGGTTTCGATTCGACCACCGCAGTGCGACGCCGTGACGCGGTGGGGGAAGGCACGGATTCGTTTCGGACGGGCGACACCTCGTGTCGAACACCGGGATGGTCCGACAGTTTATCCGCGGGGACGAGCGAGTGGACCACGAGCATGTCCGGAGCGAGTCGCGGCCGACTGAAAAGAGCGGGACGGCAGGCCCGCAGTGACACAACGACAACGCTTAAACGCGGCGCAGCATTGCCTAGTGTACGATAAATGGGCGCTATAGAGGACATCTACGCGGATCTCGACACCGACGTCTCGGAGGAGGAGTTCCGCGAGGCCGTCGAGGAGAAGGTCGAGCAGATGGGTGGCCTCGCCGACACCGAGACGGCGGCGATGCTGATCGCCCACGAGCTCTCGGAGAACGAGGTCAACGCGATCGCGGACATCGAGCCGGGGATGCAGGAGGTGAAGTTCCTCGCGAAGGTCGTGGGCGTCGGCGACCTGCGCACGTTCGAGCGCGACGGTGACGGCGAGGAGGAACCCGACGAGGGCCGGGTGATCAACGTCGAGGCCGCAGACGAGACGGGCACGGTTCGGCTGGCGTTCTGGGACGGGCAGGCCCAGGCCATCGCCGACGGCGAGATGGAGGTCGGTCAGGTGCTTCGCATCAAGGGCCGGCCGAAGGAGGGCTACAACGGGCTGGAGGTCTCCGTCGACAAGGCGGAACCGGACGAGGACGCGACGATCGACGTCGAGCCGGGCGAGGGGTCGACCATCGACGCGCTGACGATGGGCCAGTCGGACGTGAACGTCCGCGGGCTGGTGCTGGACACGGACTCCGTGCGGACCTTCGACCGCGACGACGGCAGCGAGGGCCGCGTGGCGAACCTGACCATCGGCGACGAGACGGGCCGCGTCCGGGTGACGCTGTGGGACGAGCGGGCCAACCGCGCCGAGGAGATCGAGTCGGGAACCGCGGTCGAAGTCGTGGACGGCTACGTCCGCGAGCGCGAGGGCAGTCTGGAGTTACACGTCGGCGACCGCGGCGCCGTCGACGAGGTCGACGAGGAGGTCGCCTTCGAGCCCGACGCCGACCCCATCGAGGCCGTCGAGATCGGCGACACGGCCGACATCGCGGGCGTCGTCCGCTCCGCCGACCCCAAGCGCACCTTCGACCGCGACGACGGCAGCGAGGGGCAGGTCCGCAACCTCCGCATCCAGGACGAGACGGGCGACATCCGCGTCGCGCTGTGGGGCGACAAGGCCGACACGGACCTCGCGCCGGGGGACGAACTGCTGGCCGCCGACGTCGAGATCGACGACGGCTGGCAGGACGACAAGGAGGCCTCGGCCAACTGGCAGTCCACGGTGGTCGTGCTGGACGACGCGGCCACGGGCGGCGCGGGGGCGGCGTCGGGCGGCACCGGCGACGCGACCGCGAGCGCCGACGGCGGCGACGCGGGGCTGGACGCCTTCACCGACGAGGGCGGCGACGGCGGAGCCGGTGCGTCCGGCGGTTCCAGCGAGGACGCGGACGCCAGCGACGGATCCGACGACGGCGAGCCCGTGGAGTTCACGGGTACGGTCGTCCAGACCGGCAACCCCGTGGTGCTCGACGACGGCGAGCAGACGATGACCGTCGAGACCGACGCGACGGTCCAGCTCGGCCAGGAAGTGACCGCGCGCGGGACGCTCGACGGCGACCGGCTGGACGCCGACGACGTGTTCTGAGAGCCGCCGGTCGCGACAGCCGTCTGACCGCACGCCGTGGCCGACCATCTCGACGGGCAGCCGCGGCTACGGTGGACATCTGGCCCAGATCCGGGGCACTGTGTGTGAGTAGCAAGGAAACCCTTAAGACCGCGACAGTCCCGGATTTGGGTATGAGCGTCGAGCTACCGTTCGCCCCGGTCGACTCCGTCATCAGACGGAACGCCGGGGGGTTGCGGGTGAGCGCCGAGGCGGCCGAGGAACTGGCCCGTCGCATTCAGGACCGCGGTGCGGAGCTGGCGGAGCAGGCCGCCGAGGCGGCGACCACCGACGGCCGGAAGACGCTGATGCCCCAGGACTTCGGCGTGACCGACGCCCGTGACAAGGACGACCTCGAGTTGCCCATCGCGCCCGTTGATCGCATCGCCCGCCTCGACATCGACGGTCGCTACCGCGTGGCCATGGACGCCCGCGTGGCGCTGGCCGACGTGCTGGAGGAGTACGCCGACGACGTGGCCGCGGCCGCGGCGGAGCTGGCCCGCCACGCCGACCGTCGCACGATCAAGGCCGAGGACGTCGAGGCCTACTTCGAACTCGAGCGGTACTACTGAATGAACTTCGGCTACCGCGAGGTCTGTCTGGACCACGACACGGGCAAGCGCCACCCCGAGAGCCCCGACCGGCTCCGAGCGATCAGGCGCGGCCTCGCGGAGTGTCACGACGTCGAGTACGTCGCTCCGGACGACGCCGACGTGGACCTGATCAAGTCGGTCCACGACCCCGACTACGTCGACGAGGTCAGGGACTTCTGCGAGTCCGGCGGCGGTAACTGGGACGCCGACACGGTGGCCTGCGAGGACACGTGGCCGGCGATCCTGGCCAGCGCCGGCCTCGCCGAGTGGGCCGCCGAGCGCGCGCTGGCCGGCGACGAGGGCAGGGAGACTCCGTTCGCGCTGGGCCGGCCGCCGGGCCATCACGCCGTCGCCGACGACGCCATGGGCTTTTGCTTCGTCAACAACGTCTCCGTCGCGGCGCAGGCGGCCCTCGAATCCAACGCCGACCGCGTCGCAATCGTCGACTGGGACGTCCACCACGGCAACGGCACGCAGGACATCTGGTACGACGACGGCGACGTGCTGTTCGCCTCCCTCCACGAGGAGGGGCTCTACCCCGGCACCGGCGAGGTCCAGGAGACCGGTGAGGGGGACGGCGAGATGCGGACGATCAACGTCCCCTACCCGCCGGGTGCCGACACCACCGACTACCTCGCGGCGGTCGACGAGGTGATCGGCCCCTCGTTCCGCGCGTTCGATCCCGACCTGGTGCTGGTCAGCGCCGGCTTCGACGCTCACCGCCACGACCCCATCTCCCGGATGGAGGTCTCCTCGGAGGGCTACGGCCTGCTGGCCGACCGCGTGCGCTCCATCGCCGACGACTGCGACGCCGGCCTCGCGTTCGTCCTCGAGGGCGGCTACAACCTCGACACCCTCACCGACAGCCTCACCACCGTCCACGAGGTGTTCGATCGGTACTCCCCCTCGACGCCCGACGTAGACGAGGTCAGCGAGGGCGCCCGCGAGGTGCTGGACGAGTTGATCGATCAGGGGTTCGGAGACGACTGAAGATAGGCTCTCTCTGGCTGTTCTAGCGCACTCCGGGGTCGCTACGGTCGAGGATCGAAGTACTCGGCGAACTCCGGCCCGAACGCGTCGGCCAAGTCGGCCACGTCGTCGCCGACGAGGACGTCGTAGCCCGCCTCCAGCGCCGATTCGACGTGAGCGCCCAGCGCGACGTCGAAGAGGGCGTCGCTGCGGAGGAACGCTGCGGCGGCGGCGTACTCCCGGTCGCGCTCGACGACGTAGCGGTCGTCCGCGACGAAGGGACCGTAGGCGTCGCCGTCGGCGTACTTCCCGTAGAACCCCTCCGCGTGGTCGCGGACGTGGACGGGCGGGCCCTCGTGGCGCTCGATCGCCGGGCGCTCGGCGACCGCGAGTTCGGCGAACAGGACGGCCCGGTCGTGGGCCCAGGTGGCCCCCCGGAGCACGTCGAACCCGCGGCGGTCGAGTTCGTCGGTGACACCGCCCAGCGACCGGAAGAGCTGCGGCCAGAGCTGGTCCTCGACGACGTCGGGCGCGTCGAAGACCACCGCGACGGGCGTCGTGCCCCGGTCCGAGATCGCCGCCCGCACCTCGTCGGCGTCCAGCGGGTCGGGCTCGCGGGGCTCGAACAGCGCCTCACGGGGGTCGGCGACGAACTCGCGGGCGTAGTGCTGGAGGCTCGCCAGCCGCTCGGCCGAGAGGACGGCGGCGACGTTGCGCTCGGGGTCGGTCGGGTCGATCACCACCAGCGGGTCGTCGAACTCCGCCCGCCCGTGGTCCTCCGGGTCGAGGCGGACCGGCGGGTGCCAGTCGGCGGCCGCCGCCAGGAACTCGCGGACGCCGCCGTACTCAAGCACCAGCAACTCCGTCAGGAAGCCCGAGAACCCCCGCGTCCGGAGGTCGCTGCCGTAGGCCCCGATCCCCTTCAGGAACTGCTTGCAGACCCGCACCTCGTCGGCCAGCCGGTCGTCCAGTCGTTCTTCGAGGTAGCGCGTATGGAACGGCGTCCGGTCGACCGCGGAGCGGATGTCCGTGGCGTCGTCGAGGTCGTAGCAGGGCACCAGGTCCACGTCGTAGCCCTCGACCTCGCCTTTGACGTAGGGGTGCTCCGCGTACTCTTCGTGGCCCCCGGGGAGGACGGCGTGGCCGACGTCGAGGCCGTACTCCTCCAGTCGCTCGCGGTCCAGGTCGGCCGGGAACGCGACGAACACGTCCACGTCGCGGTCCCCGGACACCCACGTCCCCCGGGCGGTGGAGCCGACCTGGATCACCTCGGCGTCGACCGGCAGGTCGGCCACGGCGGTCTCGGCCCGGTCGATCACCTCCGCGGCGACTCGCTGCAACTCGGCGCGTTCCCAGTCGTCGGGCACGACGCGCTCGCGTACCCGTTCGACGACGACGTCGACCTCGTCCATGAGCGCGGGTTCGCGAGGAACGCGTGAAAGCGTACCGATGGCGGATCGAAGCGAAAGCCCTATTTAGTAACTCCAGCTATCGAAGAATGCGTTCGAGCCGCCGTAGCTCAGCTGGTAGAGCACCACGCTGTTAACGTGGTTGTCCCAGGTTCGAGCCCTGGCGGCGGCGTACTTTTCGGCGCACAACACGACGAGCGTAGCGAGGAGTCTGTGCGCCGAAATACGGTCACGGCAGGCTCGAGCATGCAAGTCGCAGCCCGCGCAGCGAACGGAGTGAGCGAGAAGGACCGTCTTGCACCCGTTCGAGCCCTGGTGGCGGCGCTTTCTGTCGTTCACATCCAGAACATTCGCGCGTCATGAGCGACAGGCTAAAGAACAGGTGCCGTGAATCACGGATTGAAGGGCCCTTAGCTTAGTCTGGTTCAAAGCGATCGGCTCATAACCGATTGAGCGGTGGTTCAAATCCGCCAGGGCCCACTTCTCACGACTCACGCGGTGTTCGCCGTGCGAACGTGCCGCCTGTGGATTCGGTTCTTCCTGATGTGCGTATCGGGCCCGAAAACGAGCGTCGGTAGCGATTCCGCGGCCGACACCGAGTGGCCGGTGGTGGAATCGCTGTCAAGCGACGTGCAAGGACTACCGGGACCGCACCCGGTGTCTCGAAACGGTTCTCCGCCGAGGGCCGATCAGGAGATCGTGACGGTCACTTCGTCGGTCGTCTGCGTGCCGTTGCTGTCGGTCGCGGTCAGGGTGACGGTGTAGGTGCCGGCCGACTGGTAGCGCACGCCGGCGTAGTAGCCGCTAGTGGTGCTTCCGTTGTCGAGGTCCCACTCCAGCGAGGTGATCCAGGAGCCCGGATCGCTGGTGTCGTTGACGTGGAACTGCACCAGGTCGCCGACGCCGGCGGAGGTGGTGCTCGGGGCGATTTCGGCGACGAGGTCGCCGGAGCCGCCGCCGGTGTTACCGCCGGAGTCAGAGCCGTCGTTGCCGCCGGTGTTGTTGTCGCCGCCGGAGTCACTACCATCGTCGCCGCCGGAACTGCCGTCGAGCGAGAGGTCGATGTAGTTGAGGTCCCACCAGGAGTCGGCCATGACGACGCGGATGACCTGCTGGCCGGCGTCGAGCGAGACGCCGGAGGTGGAGACGGTCTCCCATGAGTCCCAGCCGCCGGTGGCACCGAAGTCGACGGAGCCGGAGACGTCCTGACCGTCGACCTCGAGGTGGAACGAGCCGCCGCCGGAGTCGGAGGCGACGAGCGCCTCCAGGGTGTACTCGCCGGCCTGCTCGACGTCGACGGTGTACTCCACCCATTCGCCGGACTCGATGTAGCCGATCGAGTAGCCGCTCCCGCCGGAGTTCGAGGAGATGTCGACGGCTTCACCCGTGCGCATGGCGCCGCCCTCGTTCTCGGA
This genomic interval from Halomicrobium urmianum contains the following:
- a CDS encoding DUF309 domain-containing protein — protein: MRPHLRAGVAVYNEGRRHAAHDAWEERWLDLTEGEDERLLHGLIQLSAVVYHADEGNRPGAQGLAGSAGEYLADLPADYRGVNLDDVRPFLAEVAADPEHAERSEPPELTFEGVALGYDDLGFQSTAVAAEALAEADGYDEDTIEQAVRYAREDLAKRGVDTMADDVGGAVQRGAAGDDTFVSLLFAFVRDAERRPLVAERLGQHVRRRESRESDVEGLFE
- the cca gene encoding CCA tRNA nucleotidyltransferase; amino-acid sequence: MDEVDVVVERVRERVVPDDWERAELQRVAAEVIDRAETAVADLPVDAEVIQVGSTARGTWVSGDRDVDVFVAFPADLDRERLEEYGLDVGHAVLPGGHEEYAEHPYVKGEVEGYDVDLVPCYDLDDATDIRSAVDRTPFHTRYLEERLDDRLADEVRVCKQFLKGIGAYGSDLRTRGFSGFLTELLVLEYGGVREFLAAAADWHPPVRLDPEDHGRAEFDDPLVVIDPTDPERNVAAVLSAERLASLQHYAREFVADPREALFEPREPDPLDADEVRAAISDRGTTPVAVVFDAPDVVEDQLWPQLFRSLGGVTDELDRRGFDVLRGATWAHDRAVLFAELAVAERPAIERHEGPPVHVRDHAEGFYGKYADGDAYGPFVADDRYVVERDREYAAAAAFLRSDALFDVALGAHVESALEAGYDVLVGDDVADLADAFGPEFAEYFDPRP
- a CDS encoding HD domain-containing protein; this encodes MDAPVDVPPERLPEDTERFERLAELMHEEVAGDSGGHALDHAWRVFALGLRLADAEGADPEIGGAAALVHDLHRSMGEGYTHPEESLPQVRELLDAAGVPDEQVPAICHCVAVHDGYGFDYGPDCDDPETVETEVLRDVDNLDAIGAVGLARTFAYGGARGNPIGRPGNRPEGGTTVGHFHEKLLRLGEDMHTGRGEELAAERTAFLESFLERFAAEWQGQA
- a CDS encoding histone deacetylase family protein; the protein is MNFGYREVCLDHDTGKRHPESPDRLRAIRRGLAECHDVEYVAPDDADVDLIKSVHDPDYVDEVRDFCESGGGNWDADTVACEDTWPAILASAGLAEWAAERALAGDEGRETPFALGRPPGHHAVADDAMGFCFVNNVSVAAQAALESNADRVAIVDWDVHHGNGTQDIWYDDGDVLFASLHEEGLYPGTGEVQETGEGDGEMRTINVPYPPGADTTDYLAAVDEVIGPSFRAFDPDLVLVSAGFDAHRHDPISRMEVSSEGYGLLADRVRSIADDCDAGLAFVLEGGYNLDTLTDSLTTVHEVFDRYSPSTPDVDEVSEGAREVLDELIDQGFGDD
- a CDS encoding single-stranded DNA binding protein, whose translation is MGAIEDIYADLDTDVSEEEFREAVEEKVEQMGGLADTETAAMLIAHELSENEVNAIADIEPGMQEVKFLAKVVGVGDLRTFERDGDGEEEPDEGRVINVEAADETGTVRLAFWDGQAQAIADGEMEVGQVLRIKGRPKEGYNGLEVSVDKAEPDEDATIDVEPGEGSTIDALTMGQSDVNVRGLVLDTDSVRTFDRDDGSEGRVANLTIGDETGRVRVTLWDERANRAEEIESGTAVEVVDGYVREREGSLELHVGDRGAVDEVDEEVAFEPDADPIEAVEIGDTADIAGVVRSADPKRTFDRDDGSEGQVRNLRIQDETGDIRVALWGDKADTDLAPGDELLAADVEIDDGWQDDKEASANWQSTVVVLDDAATGGAGAASGGTGDATASADGGDAGLDAFTDEGGDGGAGASGGSSEDADASDGSDDGEPVEFTGTVVQTGNPVVLDDGEQTMTVETDATVQLGQEVTARGTLDGDRLDADDVF
- a CDS encoding histone → MSVELPFAPVDSVIRRNAGGLRVSAEAAEELARRIQDRGAELAEQAAEAATTDGRKTLMPQDFGVTDARDKDDLELPIAPVDRIARLDIDGRYRVAMDARVALADVLEEYADDVAAAAAELARHADRRTIKAEDVEAYFELERYY